Within Acidobacteriota bacterium, the genomic segment GCCAGATGGTAGAAGGTTTCGGCCACTTCGGGGGTGGAGGCCGCCTGGTGGGCGTGAGCGCTTCCCGAAGCCAGCAAAAGGAGCAGCACCACGCCCGCAAGAGCCCCTGCTCCTTCGTAGCGCGGCGAGAGATGGCGGCCATGCCCCCCGCCTGTTCCCTGATATCCCTCGGGATAAGCCTCGCCATGAGGACGGTGAAAGACCACGTGCAGCAGCGAGCCGGCCACGACGGCCTGAAACCAAACCATGCCCTGGCCGCTGAAGCCGCTGCTAATCCAATCCCCGGCCATGAATCCCGCCACCGTGCCCGCGCTCATCAAAAGGAGCACCAAGTAGCGTACTTTGACCCCCGACTCGGGACGCAGCAGCCACCAGATCGTGAGTCCCACGGGAAAGCGATGGAGAACAACGGCCAGGGCCAGCATGCTGAACGACCCGCCGTGGGACGCTTCCACCAATGCCGCCCCATCCGCCATGGCGTGCAGTCCGAGCCCCACCAGACCCAGGATAATGGCCGCCAGGTGGGCCTCGTGCCGGATACGGCGGGACATGCCCTCCAGAAGAGTAGGTCCCATCATTCCGATGGCGGCGAAAAGCAGCACCGTCCATCCGCCCTGGGCGATGAGGTCGGGCAGAACGCTGAGCAGCACCAGTCCTGAGATGGTGACGAAAATAAAGCCGTCCAAGACCGCCCGCATTTCGCGCCGGCGGCTGAGCTGCGGATAAAGCAATGGCCCGGCAAAGAGCGCAACGATACTAGCCGCCAACAACACCATGGTTGATCATCCTGGCACGAAGCCGCTTTCAGGTTCAACTCGTCGGCCGGCGCCCTCGATGCGGAGCTGCATCATGCACGTGGACGCTGCGCGTCCGCAGCCGGCGCGAGTCGCAGGTGTAAGCGGGGGAGGCATACAGCGTTATCTCACACTTTCAGTGTTTGATTGCTCCAGGATTCCATACCCCGGGTCGCGCCCTGGGCTGATGAATCGCTCGCCTTCAGCGAGCCCGGACTTGCAGTTCAATACGATGAGTTGCTATGGAGGGCAGGGGGTGGTTGGTGCGAAGGTCAGGGACCGGTTACTGGCTGCCGCTGTCGGCGAAGGCGCTGGGAGCGTAGTAGCCCTCGCGATGCTTGACCTTGACGCCTCCGCGCCGCACCTTGACTTCGATCTCCCTGAACTTCCCGTCGTTGCGCGTGTTGGAGGAAACGTAGCCGATGCTGTACTGGTTCTTGATTTCCGCGTTGATGCGGCTGAAGGCGTCGCGCAGGCGGGCCAACTGTACCTTGGACTTGAAGAAATCACCGCCGGTAGCCTTGGACATGTCCTCCAGGGCTCCGAAGTCGGGATTGCTTTGCGGCCCCTCCACTCCGATGCCGAAAATGACCACGTCTTCTTCTTGAGCCTTTCGGATGGCCTCTTCCCGGCTGTAGCTGCTGGCGGTGTCCCTGCCGTCCGAGAGCACCACCAGGACGCGCCGTCCGAACTGGTGCCGCAGCATTTCATCCACCGACAGGTATATGGCGTCGTAGAGCTTGGTGTGCCCGCCGGCCCGCACGCTGCCCAGGGCCTTTTCCAGCACGGGCAGGTCGAAGGTGAAGTCCTGAACCAAGTTGATTTCGCTGTCGAACTGCACCAGGGCCGCCAAATCGGTGTTGGGACGCAGGGTGCCGTTAAAGAACTCCATGGCCGCCATGCGTTCGAACTCGAGCTTGTCCTTGACGCTGCCCGAGGTGTCCATGGCCAGAACCACCGTCAGCGGTTGGGCATCCTCCCCAGCCTGGTAGCTGAAAAACTCGATCTCCTGGGGAACTCCATCCTCGTAGACGGTGAAGTCGTGGCGGGACAAATTGGCGACATATTCGCGGTCGCCTTTGCGGACGGTGGCCAGAACGTTGACCACGTCGACGCGCGAGGTGATCAGCGGCTTGGGTAAATCCTCTTCCGGCTCCTGAGCGGACAGGAGAGATAGAGAGAGGATGCCCGTCATGAGGCTGCTCAGCAGGACTTTCATATCACTTAAGAGTACTAGATCGCGGGAAAGTTTGTCGAAAGCGCCTTTCCTCCGCGCTGCGCGCTCAGGAGGCGGCGTTGCCGTCGCCGGCCTGCTCGGCCTCGGACGTTTCAGAGGGAGTCTTTTGGGCAGGAGGCACGATATAAAGGATGCGTTTGCAGCTCTCGCACTTGGCGATGCCTCGTCCGGCCCTTAGGTCGGCGATGAGCTGGGGACGCTGAGTCACGTTGCAGGCCTGGCAGGTGCGGTCGCGCAATTCCGCCATCCCCATGCCGTTGTGGGCTTCGGCGATGCGATGATAGAGATTCATGAGATCGCTGGGAATGGAGCCCAACAGCTTCTCCTTGCGTTCTTCGAGCTGAGCGATCTTCTGCTCGGCCTCGACGCCGAAGGCTTTCATTTGCCGGCGCCGCTTCTCCACCATCCGCTTTTCCCGCTCCAGCTTGGATTGAGCCGCGGCGAGGTCTTCCTTGAGGTCGTCGATGTCCAGCATCACTTCCAGGATCTTGTCCTCTTTGTCGGAGATGGTCTTGTCGGCCGCGGCGATTTCGTGGAGCATGGCCTGATACTCCTTGTTGGACTTGACCTCCATGAGCTGCGTCTTGCTCTTGCGCCGCTTCTCCTTGTGCTGGTCCACCTCGAGCTCCAGCGACTTGCGCCGCGCGCGGGCCTCCTGCAACCGTTCTTCGGCCTGCTGGACGGCCTGGCGGTCGTCGTCCAGAAGTTGATCGAGATCGGCGATTTCTTGAGGAATCTGGGCGGTCTTGTCTTGCAGTTCGCGAATCTTCAGATCCGCCGACTGAAATCGTCTCAGTTGCTCAAGCTCTGGATTCACGACGGGCATGTCTCATCTCGCTCAACCGTCAGGCATACGCGCCTGCGGAAGGGTGCCATTAAAACACCACAGGGCCCCGCTGCGCAACATACCGGCCCCGCATGGCGAAGAGCCAACCTTCAAATCCCAACTCCCAACAAACTCCCAACGGGTGGAACTTTGGCGGCGCTTGCAGTAGATTAAAAGCTTCCGCCCGAAGCGAGGTAAGTGTCATGAGCGTGTCGATAGCCACTTGGGCGCCCGATTCCTGGAAGGAACGGCCGGCCCTTCAGCAGCCGAAGTATTCCGACACTCAAGAGCTCGAAGAGAGCTTGAAGGAGTTGGCCAAGCGTCCGCCCCTGGTCACCAGTTGGGAAGTGGAAACCCTCAAGTCTCAACTGGCAGAGGCTTCGCGGGGAGAGCGCTTTCTGCTGCAAGGAGGCGATTGCGCCGAGGTCTTCAACGAATGCGAATCGTCGATTATCGCCAACAAGCTGAAGATCCTCTTGCAGATGAGTCTGGTCATCTCCCACGGAAGCCGCAGGCGCGTCATCAGGGTGGGGCGCTTCGCCGGACAGTACGCCAAACCCCGCTCTTCGGACACCGAAGTCGTGGAAGGGCAGGAACTGCCGTCCTACCGGGGAGACAGCATCAACGCCATCGAAGCCGACGAAGAGTCGAGACGCCCCGATCCCAAGCGACTGCTCAGGGCCTTCGAGCATTCGGCCATGACGCTCAACTTCATCCGTTCGCTGGTGGACGG encodes:
- a CDS encoding VWA domain-containing protein; translation: MKVLLSSLMTGILSLSLLSAQEPEEDLPKPLITSRVDVVNVLATVRKGDREYVANLSRHDFTVYEDGVPQEIEFFSYQAGEDAQPLTVVLAMDTSGSVKDKLEFERMAAMEFFNGTLRPNTDLAALVQFDSEINLVQDFTFDLPVLEKALGSVRAGGHTKLYDAIYLSVDEMLRHQFGRRVLVVLSDGRDTASSYSREEAIRKAQEEDVVIFGIGVEGPQSNPDFGALEDMSKATGGDFFKSKVQLARLRDAFSRINAEIKNQYSIGYVSSNTRNDGKFREIEVKVRRGGVKVKHREGYYAPSAFADSGSQ
- a CDS encoding C4-type zinc ribbon domain-containing protein; the encoded protein is MPVVNPELEQLRRFQSADLKIRELQDKTAQIPQEIADLDQLLDDDRQAVQQAEERLQEARARRKSLELEVDQHKEKRRKSKTQLMEVKSNKEYQAMLHEIAAADKTISDKEDKILEVMLDIDDLKEDLAAAQSKLEREKRMVEKRRRQMKAFGVEAEQKIAQLEERKEKLLGSIPSDLMNLYHRIAEAHNGMGMAELRDRTCQACNVTQRPQLIADLRAGRGIAKCESCKRILYIVPPAQKTPSETSEAEQAGDGNAAS